The genomic interval AGCGCCCGGCGGTCGCTCCGTAAGGCGACGATAGCGCCCGCTACGTCGGCGGCGCTCGCCGCGGCGAGTGTCTCGACTGCCGCCGGGTCGCCGACCGTCGCGTCCACGTCACCGGCGCGATCAGCGACGGGTTCCCTGTCGGTGACGATGCCGACCGCTGCGGTGGCCGCCAGTTCCCCTGCGATGACTGCACCGGCGAACCGGTCGGTGACGACGAGGACCGACGGTCGGTCCCGTTCCCCTGAGAGCCTGTCTCGGAACGTTCGTGCGGATAGCATGAGTAGAGACGATCGGCGACCTGGGGCCGCCGACAAGTCGTCGACGGCTCAGAACCGTTCATCCGACAAGAGATTCCGGAAAAAGATAAATGCCTAGCTTCTAGTTCCGATACGGAAATAGAATTAGATTTAGGTCCTATTACAGAACTATTCGTCGTCGGAGGCGGGTGCGGCGAACCGGTGGAACGGCCGGGTGTACTCGTTGCGGATGAGGTCCTCGTCGACGACCTCCAAGCCCACGTCGTTGAGGTCCCGGCCGATCCGACTGAGGTCGTTGCTGTCGACACCGACGACTTCGACGTGGACGTTGTCGGCGCCGGTCATCACCTCCCGGATCGCGACGACGCCGTCGACATCGAGCGCACGGAGCGCGATCTCCTCGCGTTCGTGGATCGGCGCGGTACAGACGATGAGGGTGTGGAGCTGATAGCCCGCCGCCTCGTAGTCGACATCGACATCGTACCCCTGGATGACGCCGCGCTCTTCGAGACGGTCGATCCGGTTTCGGACGGTCCGTGCGGACACGTCACACGATTCGGCGATCTCGCTTGCGGTCGTGTGTCGGGCGTCCTGCTGGAGCGCGTGGATGATCCGGCGGTCGAGGTCGTCGATCGGAGTCCTGTCGTCGGCCATACCCACCGGTTGTGCAGGGTGTGGTACAAACGTTCAGGGTTCCGTCCCGCCGGCCACAGCGGGGACCGAACGGCTTTCTCCGTGCAGCCCGTACGGCGGCTATGACACCGCCAGCCGGCGTCGTCTTCGATCTGGACGGCACGCTGTGTGAGTCCACCCAGGACGAGGCGACGCTGTACGCCGGCGCCTTCGCGGCCGTCGACCTGCCGCAGTTCGGCGCCGCCGAGGAACTGTGGGCGGCACTCGACGGGCCGCCGGACCCCGACGACGAGCAGTCGTATCTCGCCGCCGGCTTTCGCCGACTCGGCGCCCAGCACGGTCACAGACAGGTCCCGGCCGACGAACTGGCCGCCGGGCTGCTCGACACCGTCGACCGGAGCGCCGTCGCGTTCCGCGAGGGGGCAGACCGGGCGCTGCGGGCCGCCGGAGAGCACGGCCCCGTCGGCCTGTTGACCAACGGCCCCGCGCGC from Haloarcula pelagica carries:
- a CDS encoding NAD-binding protein gives rise to the protein MLSARTFRDRLSGERDRPSVLVVTDRFAGAVIAGELAATAAVGIVTDREPVADRAGDVDATVGDPAAVETLAAASAADVAGAIVALRSDRRALLVAQLLRTRFGLDHVVVLVGDPALEDAFEGIATVTVSEGAVLAAEACAQFENSIEVTHLD
- a CDS encoding Lrp/AsnC family transcriptional regulator, whose product is MADDRTPIDDLDRRIIHALQQDARHTTASEIAESCDVSARTVRNRIDRLEERGVIQGYDVDVDYEAAGYQLHTLIVCTAPIHEREEIALRALDVDGVVAIREVMTGADNVHVEVVGVDSNDLSRIGRDLNDVGLEVVDEDLIRNEYTRPFHRFAAPASDDE
- a CDS encoding HAD family hydrolase, with translation MTPPAGVVFDLDGTLCESTQDEATLYAGAFAAVDLPQFGAAEELWAALDGPPDPDDEQSYLAAGFRRLGAQHGHRQVPADELAAGLLDTVDRSAVAFREGADRALRAAGEHGPVGLLTNGPARRQRPKVESLGLADRVDTVCYAGDRPRRKPHPEPFVEVCETLGIAPEATLYVGDSLSYDVAGAHGAGLQAAWCPRSPGDSEGYRPEYVLNDIGDLVGVLGRTEHAEQP